The following DNA comes from Castor canadensis chromosome 4, mCasCan1.hap1v2, whole genome shotgun sequence.
AGCCAGAATTTGCACCCCCAGACCCACTGGGATCCCAGGTGCCCACCTCTGTGCCCACACTCCTCGTTCAGGAGACAGAAGTGACATGTTGTGGGGAGAAGGGACCTCAGTTTCCACCTCAGCATCTTCACACACCAGGCTCAGAAGCATGGGGACCCAGAAGAGATGAGCTTTGGTGAGTCTAGTGACATCCTAGTGACAGGAGACAGTGCAGTGGTGGTGGACGCCGGGGTCAGCGCAGAGAGCTCGTTCTCAGAGTGCACCTGACCTCTATGCACCCTGTCTTGCAGACCATCCTGAGCTCCAGGGTTGATTAcagcaatgcttcctgcagctcAGTGTGGAGGGAATAATGGGGGTATCTTACAGACGGGGGTTTTAACACGGTGGACCTGACAAGATCCAGGTGATGGTGGCACTGCAGCCTGGCCTACACTCTTAGTGCATGAGTGCAGAACAAAGGAGCTCAAGGCCTAGTCACTGTGAACAGTCACAGGGATGTGATCCATCAGCACCACCAGAGAAGTAGTCCCCTGGCTGAGGTACAGCCAGTTTATGGAGCCCTGTTACAGCCAGTCATTGAGGCATGCAGAGGCACAGTGGCTTCCTTTTGCAAAGCTGCAACGAACTTGCTGTGCAGGTAAGGGTGTCAATAGCTCCTCGGGTGCAGAGCAGGCCTCCCAGGCAGTCAGGGTGGTGACCCGCTCACTGCTCCCAAAGGGGATACATTGTCCTGGGACAAGCATAGAGTCCTGAAGCAGAGCACTTGCTGGGATAGGAACAAAACTGATTGACCTGAAGGTGGCAGGTAGGGTAACCTGGCTCCAGAGTCCCTCCTGTGGGTGGATAATGAGATGAGCAGAACAGGGTGGGTAGCCAGGGCCTGCAGGGCAGCTCCTCCCACTCTGTCCCCACCAGTCCTCAGGCCCCACCATGCTCCTCAGCGTCATGGCCCTCATGGCCTCCCGCTGCTGCCACTCCAGGGTCAGTCAGTGTCAGAGTCTCTCAGGATTGCATATCATGCAATCCATCCTGTCCTCTGTCCTTGCTTTGTGTTTAACTTTCTGGGTTGTCACAGGCCACCATCTAAATGACCCATGGAGTGAGAGCAGACACAAGGTACTTCCTCCTCAGCAACACACCACTGACCAACCAGCCTCTGGAAGCTTGCTCTTCAACAAAGACACCACAGATTAGATCCACAAGAGGGACAGAATCTGCTCTGAAATTGGCTCATGCTTCCACACTAGTTGTGCCCTTTTATGGGACTCAAGAGAATCTCTGTGCCCTGCCTTCCCCCATTCCTCCCTTGCTGGAGAAGCCACCTCCCCACCATCACTGTTCCTCTGGTTGGATGGCAAACTACATGTTAGAGTCCTGCAGGAGGTGTGGTGCCCAGTCCTGCACACGCAGAACAATGGACTGACCCAAGAAGACAGTAGCACCAGTGATCACGCCAGGAAGCCCCAGAGACTCAGCTAGACATGGAATGCTTAGTGGTTCTCAGTGCCCAAAGCAAGTCAAGCCAGAGGGGATGCCTGGAGAGAGGAGAAACGGTTAGAAGGGAGGGCCCACCATGGGGCGGGCATGTGTGTTTTTTCCTGAACATATCATGACCCATCCTGTATTTTGGACCCCATGTAAATAGGTGGACCCCTCCCAAGGTCTGTCCAACACCTGTACATTGCCAGGAAGCCCCTGACATCCACTAGGAGGCAAAGAGCTCACAAGACTGAAGGTCACTGTGGTCCAAGACTTTGAGATGCTGAGGTGGGGCCAGGCACGGCAGGGGACACAGACAGAGGCACTCCCTCAATCTGGGAAGGTCTGGTCCCTGCACTGTGTCCAGTGTGGAGATGGAATAATCACCCTAATGCAAGGACTAAGGGGCAGGAAGTCATCACAACCATTTCTTGAAACAGTGTgtaagggatgaatttaactatgacatagtgacagcacttttataaatgtcacagtgtacagacagtacaacaatataataatctaaaaaattttaaaacaaatcagtGAGTAAGATGGGGCTGGATGGGACATGGGAGCCATGTGTACCACTGGTGCTGCTCAGGAGATTGCCTTGGGTGTGGGAGAGCAGGTGTCTCACAGGCAGACATGGGAAAGGAAAGACACCAAGAGTCGCTCAGCTGTGGATGCCTCTGTGCGGCCCCCAAAGCACAGCTCAGCCGCCTACACAGAGAGGGCTCAGCACAGGCTCACGAATTCAGTAAACCAGAGGAAATGTCCCTTTTCAGGACTGGATGATCTCACCTAGAAGGAGAACTGGAAAGCTGGTAGACTCTTGGTCAGTggacagcatggcactggctgGTCACTTAAGTCCATGGAAATTGTGACCACTGGACTGTGACTTGTGCCCTCCTTCAGCTTCAATATCTTCTTTCCAGCCGTCCCAGTTCAGAGCCATGCCAGTCCACACAAATGGAAACTTCTCGTCACTGCCCTTGTGGGAGTTTGTGCTGGATGGGTTCAGGGGAGGTGTGGAGACCCAGGCCCTGCTCTTTGCTGTCTTCCTGGCCCTGTATATGGTGACCGTTCTGGGCAACCTCACCATGATCGTGGTCATCACCCTGGATGCCCGCCTGCactcccccatgtacttcttcctcaagAACCTGTCCTTCCTCGACCTGTGCTATTCGTCTGTCATTGCCCCCAACACAATGGTCaacttcttctcctcctccaagGTCATCAGCTTTGCAGGCTGTGCCACCCAACTCTTCTTCTTCTCACTACTAGTTACCACTGAGGGCCTCCTGCTGGGAGTCATGGCTTATGATCGCTTCATGGCCATCTGTAGCCCTTTGCAATACCCCGTGACCATGTGCCCTGCAACATGTGCCCACCTGGTGCTGGGCACCTACTGTGGAGGCTGCCTCAACTCCATTGTGCAGACCAGCCTCACATTCCAGCTGCCCTTCTGCAGCAACAACCACATCGACCACTTCTTCTGTGACGTGCCCCCCCTGCTCCAGCTGGCCTGTGCCAACACGGCTGTCAATGAGGTTATCATGTTTGGCCTCTGTGGAGTCATCATTGTGGGCACCACCCTTGTGATACTTGTCTCCTATGGCTACATCACAGTGACCATCCTCAGGATGAGGTCAGGATCTGGGAGACACAAGGTCTTCTCCACCTGTGGCTCCCATATGACAGCTGTGT
Coding sequences within:
- the LOC109699582 gene encoding olfactory receptor 9S13-like yields the protein MPVHTNGNFSSLPLWEFVLDGFRGGVETQALLFAVFLALYMVTVLGNLTMIVVITLDARLHSPMYFFLKNLSFLDLCYSSVIAPNTMVNFFSSSKVISFAGCATQLFFFSLLVTTEGLLLGVMAYDRFMAICSPLQYPVTMCPATCAHLVLGTYCGGCLNSIVQTSLTFQLPFCSNNHIDHFFCDVPPLLQLACANTAVNEVIMFGLCGVIIVGTTLVILVSYGYITVTILRMRSGSGRHKVFSTCGSHMTAVSLFCGTVFVMYAQPGAVESMEQGKVVSVFYTLVIPMLNPLIYSLRNKDVKDALRRLGQRRTAK